Proteins from a genomic interval of Polaribacter sejongensis:
- a CDS encoding penicillin-binding protein codes for MTLFLLAIVFRIFSIQHTEGDKYRKLSTELTIRQDTIYANKGNVYAADGNLLATSMSKFTIRMDVVAVDSEVFEKNFVALSKALSGMFGKTPYYYQNKLRTAKKRRNRYLLIARNVGYTDYLKVKEFPIFKKGVYSGGFIAEHKTVRAHPIGKIAERTIGYDDFRGEAGIEGAFADYMQGQNGLRWKQKIAKNQWKPINDVNEKEPVDGHDIITTIDVNIQDITHHALLDKLEYFEAEHGCAVVMETATGEIKAISNLGRTSRGTYYEKRNYAVWESHEPGSTFKLASMMIALDDKVVDTSTVIDTEKGRIFVNRRKVEDSHHGGYGKISVGRILEVSSNVGVVKVIQKYYDKNPQRFYDKIAEYGFTEPIGFQIKGEGKPYIPNPKDKEWSKISLEWMSWGYGISITPMQTLMFYNAIANNGVMVKPRFVKELRKEDKVEKVFETEVLNPKIASDETLSKLKKVLENVVEKGTGRGIYSPNFSMAGKTGTAKKYIPRTKNSKGEWEGGFYSSKRYVASFAGFFPADNPKYSCIVVIHDPKKKKGYYGATVAGPVFKEIAQKIYTTTPIDNQSVDDKIEFAAIDKQYLDFDKKSNVEYQEIPDVRGMSGMDALALLENIGLKVQFTGVGKVKSQSLRKGEKLIKGRTIILKLS; via the coding sequence ATGACGCTGTTTTTGTTGGCTATTGTGTTTCGTATTTTTTCCATTCAACATACGGAGGGAGATAAGTATAGAAAACTGTCTACAGAATTAACTATCAGGCAAGATACTATTTACGCTAATAAAGGAAATGTCTATGCGGCAGATGGTAATTTGTTGGCTACTTCTATGTCTAAATTTACAATTAGGATGGATGTGGTGGCTGTGGATAGTGAGGTTTTTGAAAAAAACTTTGTAGCATTGTCTAAGGCTCTTTCTGGCATGTTTGGTAAAACACCTTATTATTATCAAAATAAATTAAGAACTGCAAAAAAGAGAAGAAACAGGTATTTGTTAATCGCTAGAAATGTAGGGTATACAGATTATTTGAAGGTTAAAGAATTTCCAATTTTTAAAAAAGGTGTTTATAGCGGTGGTTTTATAGCAGAGCATAAAACGGTAAGAGCGCATCCTATTGGTAAAATTGCAGAACGTACTATTGGGTATGATGATTTTAGAGGTGAAGCAGGGATAGAAGGTGCTTTTGCAGATTATATGCAGGGGCAAAATGGTTTAAGGTGGAAGCAGAAAATTGCTAAAAATCAATGGAAACCTATAAATGATGTAAATGAAAAAGAGCCTGTTGATGGGCATGATATTATAACAACAATAGATGTTAATATTCAGGATATTACGCATCATGCTTTGTTAGATAAGTTAGAGTATTTTGAGGCTGAACATGGTTGTGCAGTGGTTATGGAGACTGCTACGGGTGAGATTAAAGCAATTTCTAATTTAGGTAGAACTTCTAGAGGAACTTATTACGAGAAAAGAAATTATGCTGTTTGGGAGAGTCATGAACCTGGTTCTACTTTTAAGTTAGCAAGTATGATGATTGCTTTAGATGATAAGGTTGTAGATACATCTACGGTTATAGATACGGAGAAAGGTAGGATTTTTGTAAACCGAAGAAAGGTAGAAGATTCTCATCACGGTGGTTATGGTAAGATTTCTGTTGGTCGAATTTTAGAGGTTTCTTCTAATGTTGGTGTCGTAAAAGTGATTCAGAAATATTATGATAAAAACCCTCAAAGGTTTTATGATAAAATAGCTGAATATGGTTTTACAGAGCCAATTGGTTTTCAGATAAAAGGAGAAGGGAAGCCTTACATACCAAATCCAAAAGATAAAGAATGGAGTAAAATTTCATTAGAATGGATGTCTTGGGGCTATGGTATTTCTATAACGCCAATGCAAACATTAATGTTTTATAATGCTATTGCAAACAATGGTGTGATGGTGAAACCAAGATTTGTAAAAGAATTAAGAAAGGAAGATAAAGTTGAAAAAGTTTTTGAAACTGAGGTTTTAAATCCGAAAATAGCTTCTGATGAAACTTTAAGTAAGTTGAAAAAAGTGTTGGAAAACGTAGTAGAAAAAGGTACAGGTAGAGGTATTTATTCTCCTAATTTTTCTATGGCGGGTAAAACAGGTACTGCTAAAAAATACATTCCTAGAACTAAAAATAGTAAAGGAGAATGGGAAGGCGGTTTTTATTCAAGTAAACGTTATGTGGCTTCTTTTGCTGGTTTTTTTCCTGCTGATAATCCAAAATACTCTTGTATTGTAGTTATTCATGATCCGAAGAAAAAGAAAGGATATTATGGTGCAACAGTTGCTGGACCTGTTTTTAAGGAGATTGCACAGAAGATTTATACAACAACTCCTATAGACAATCAATCTGTAGATGATAAAATAGAATTTGCAGCTATTGATAAGCAGTATTTAGATTTTGATAAAAAATCAAATGTAGAGTATCAAGAAATTCCGGATGTTAGAGGAATGTCTGGTATGGATGCTTTGGCTTTGTTAGAAAATATCGGATTAAAAGTACAGTTTACTGGTGTTGGTAAAGTGAAGTCTCAATCACTAAGAAAAGGAGAAAAATTAATAAAAGGACGAACTATTATTTTAAAACTTTCATAA
- a CDS encoding UDP-N-acetylmuramoyl-L-alanyl-D-glutamate--2,6-diaminopimelate ligase, whose amino-acid sequence MKNLKDILYQVAIDQVFGITDIEVNAVVFDSRKIEKNDVFVAQKGVSVDGHLYIEKAISLGAVAIICEDFPVDKKTGITYIQVADANVALAIMASSFYENPSNKMPLVGVTGTNGKTTIASLLYQLFKKAGYKVGLLSTVKILVDDVEFKATHTTPDSVTINSYLDKMIDAGVDYCFMEVSSHGIHQKRTEGLTFAGGIFTNLSHDHLDYHKTFAEYRDVKKVFFDSLPKSAFALTNIDDKNGDFMLQNTKAKKVTYALKTLADYRAKILEKQFSGTLLKINETEVWTKLIGQFNASNLLAIFATAELLGLEKLEILTIISQLENVSGRFEYVISSDGVTAIVDYAHTPDALKNVLETINDIRNGNEKLITVVGCGGDRDVTKRPKMAHIASQLSSQAIFTSDNPRTENAQTILDEMELGVAAENYKKTLSILDRRQAIKTACKFSETGDIILIAGKGHENYQEINGVRAHFDDLEEVKNCFNQLKNN is encoded by the coding sequence CTGAAGAATTTAAAAGACATATTATATCAGGTTGCTATTGATCAAGTATTTGGGATTACAGATATTGAAGTAAATGCTGTTGTTTTCGATTCTAGAAAAATTGAAAAGAATGACGTTTTTGTTGCTCAAAAAGGAGTTTCAGTAGATGGTCATTTATATATTGAGAAAGCAATTAGTTTAGGTGCAGTTGCAATTATTTGTGAGGATTTTCCTGTGGATAAAAAAACGGGAATTACATATATTCAGGTTGCAGATGCTAATGTTGCTTTGGCGATAATGGCGTCTAGTTTTTATGAAAACCCGTCGAATAAGATGCCGTTAGTAGGTGTTACGGGTACAAACGGAAAAACTACGATAGCATCACTTTTGTATCAATTATTTAAAAAAGCAGGTTATAAAGTAGGTTTACTTTCAACAGTTAAAATTTTAGTTGATGATGTTGAATTTAAGGCAACGCATACAACTCCAGATTCTGTAACCATCAACAGTTATTTAGATAAAATGATTGATGCAGGTGTAGATTATTGTTTTATGGAAGTGAGTTCTCATGGAATTCATCAGAAAAGAACAGAGGGATTAACGTTTGCTGGTGGAATTTTTACCAACCTATCTCATGATCATTTAGATTATCATAAAACGTTTGCTGAATACAGAGATGTAAAGAAAGTGTTTTTTGACTCATTACCTAAGTCAGCATTTGCGCTTACTAATATCGATGATAAAAATGGCGACTTTATGTTGCAAAATACGAAAGCTAAGAAAGTAACTTATGCTTTAAAAACATTAGCAGATTATAGAGCTAAGATTTTAGAAAAGCAATTTTCTGGTACGCTTTTAAAAATAAATGAAACAGAAGTTTGGACCAAGTTAATCGGTCAGTTTAACGCTTCTAACTTATTAGCAATTTTTGCAACAGCAGAATTGTTAGGGTTAGAGAAGTTAGAAATTTTAACCATAATTAGTCAGTTAGAGAATGTAAGTGGTCGTTTCGAGTATGTTATTTCAAGTGATGGGGTTACGGCAATTGTAGATTATGCACATACGCCAGATGCTTTAAAAAATGTGTTAGAAACCATTAATGATATTAGAAACGGTAATGAAAAACTGATAACAGTAGTTGGTTGTGGTGGTGATAGAGATGTTACGAAAAGACCAAAAATGGCACATATTGCTTCTCAGTTAAGTAGTCAAGCAATTTTTACATCAGACAATCCTAGAACAGAAAACGCGCAGACTATTTTAGATGAAATGGAACTTGGTGTTGCAGCTGAGAACTATAAAAAAACATTGTCAATTTTAGACAGAAGACAAGCAATTAAAACTGCTTGTAAATTCTCTGAAACAGGAGATATTATTTTAATAGCAGGAAAAGGTCATGAAAATTATCAAGAAATTAATGGAGTGAGAGCTCATTTTGATGATTTAGAAGAAGTAAAGAACTGTTTCAATCAATTAAAAAATAATTAA
- a CDS encoding FtsL-like putative cell division protein yields MSKVKKGVYDFLRGSFLTDEAAFKNWRIIIFVVVLLLIMITSAHKAERKVIQISKLNKEKRELRAVYVDTGTILMRMKMESSIREKAKARGLEPLKSPPKKIKVTIKD; encoded by the coding sequence ATGTCTAAAGTTAAAAAAGGAGTCTACGATTTTCTGAGAGGAAGTTTTCTTACAGATGAAGCGGCTTTTAAAAATTGGCGAATCATCATTTTTGTGGTTGTGTTGTTATTGATTATGATAACGAGTGCGCACAAAGCGGAGCGAAAAGTTATTCAGATATCAAAGTTGAATAAAGAGAAAAGAGAGTTAAGAGCAGTGTATGTAGATACTGGTACTATTTTAATGAGAATGAAAATGGAGTCGAGTATCAGAGAAAAAGCAAAAGCAAGAGGTTTAGAGCCTTTAAAATCCCCTCCCAAAAAAATAAAAGTAACCATTAAAGATTAA
- the rsmH gene encoding 16S rRNA (cytosine(1402)-N(4))-methyltransferase RsmH, with product MNYHNPVLLQESVDALAIKEDGVYVDVTFGGGGHSREILKRLGANGKLFGFDQDPDALGNVIDDERFTLIPENFRYISRFLRFNGVRKVDGVLADLGVSSHQFDEAERGFSTRFDGDLDMRMNQKSKTSAKEIVNTYSEEKLAEILFLYGELRNSRNIAKTIVEKRQEEKIDTSFQLRQVLQKYLPKAKEHKIIAQIFQAIRIEVNEELDVLKEFLEQMPNLLKEDGRLSVISYHSLEDRLVKRFIRTGLFKGELEKDVFGRSNEPMQKVGKLIVPTVEEVKLNNRARSAKLRIATLRK from the coding sequence ATGAATTATCATAATCCAGTTTTATTGCAAGAGAGTGTAGACGCGTTAGCTATTAAAGAAGATGGTGTTTATGTAGATGTTACGTTTGGTGGCGGAGGGCATTCAAGAGAAATTTTGAAAAGATTGGGTGCTAATGGAAAATTGTTTGGTTTTGATCAAGATCCAGATGCTTTAGGGAATGTGATTGATGATGAGCGTTTTACTTTAATACCTGAGAATTTTAGATATATCTCAAGATTTTTAAGGTTTAATGGTGTTCGAAAAGTAGATGGCGTTTTGGCAGATTTAGGCGTTTCTTCTCATCAATTTGATGAAGCGGAAAGAGGTTTTTCTACTCGTTTTGATGGTGATTTAGATATGAGAATGAATCAAAAATCTAAAACATCGGCTAAAGAAATTGTGAACACGTATTCTGAAGAGAAATTAGCGGAAATATTGTTTTTATATGGTGAGTTGAGAAATTCTAGAAATATAGCAAAAACAATTGTAGAGAAAAGACAAGAAGAGAAAATTGATACAAGTTTTCAGTTAAGGCAAGTGTTGCAAAAGTATTTGCCGAAAGCAAAAGAGCATAAAATAATTGCACAGATTTTTCAGGCAATTCGAATAGAAGTAAATGAGGAATTAGATGTTTTAAAAGAGTTTTTAGAACAGATGCCTAATTTATTAAAAGAAGATGGTCGTTTAAGTGTAATTTCATATCATTCTTTAGAAGATAGATTGGTAAAAAGGTTTATAAGAACTGGTTTATTTAAAGGTGAGTTGGAGAAAGATGTGTTTGGTAGAAGTAATGAGCCAATGCAAAAAGTTGGTAAGTTAATTGTACCAACGGTAGAAGAAGTGAAGCTTAATAATAGGGCTCGTAGTGCTAAGCTAAGAATAGCAACTTTAAGAAAATAG